In the Pristiophorus japonicus isolate sPriJap1 chromosome 5, sPriJap1.hap1, whole genome shotgun sequence genome, one interval contains:
- the nktr gene encoding NK-tumor recognition protein isoform X9, which yields MINVCKRLQTTKPAPHLDGVHVVFGQVITGFDAIKEIENLKTDAASRPYADVRIIDCGEFVPKSASHVTERKKKVTAAYSSHESETSSDSSTFSKSSDSETETEEERERRRKRKRKMRSKHSKRQKETRSKKRKVSSSQKRRTWREERREEQDLSENRKGGSHNGVGEEDDKDRESNPKRQKLSVRPEEIPPVPENRFLLRRDLPKPDTEPKLQEAPSTVIEQKPVVSKSGRKIKGRGTMRYRTPSKSRSHSESELDEESSETPPHWKEEMQRVRTYRAASLEKWTKGDKLKSESHRWSDRSASPWSRSWSHDGYYSDRSRRKSSRYKRPKKERRKIKAKKKSKKTKHSRRHKVHKHKPKEISVPPESAHSSSFKIKSSLEHEKKSPLSASSRHSSKKLWSGSSSHQSSSASTASRSYSRSKSRSRSKERSRSRSRSLSRSRSSSRSRSRSRSRSRCSSSSISSRSRSTSRSSSKSKHGRRRSTRTHFENLNQKKLDTSRVAAKENEKIATHTATVEPVPAVPLSESPPPSRWRPGQKPWKPSYVRIQEAQAKLSETTPTLSSRDSKCSREDDPSPSLQKHHRNSDTRRHYSSDHESDRSSTSGYQKSSRSRGFSSRSRSRSYSRSRSRSSSRSRSPTKSPYHESSYSKSSSHSYESEVCVASSEEKHRNIRKKNSVSHKQDKDQQAISTTNHANKECDTGKKHESMERSVSSSHCSSESDSDEYKKEKEKTESKKNDASKSQSESLKKSHISKETEGKRDRSSKGSTKEHSNVKSSSSNDPVQQPRKKSARNKYSERQSSSGTYSKDEDTTKKAHKKARLKSETESETEQSKSSKLQSGSASEEGEVVQKSDVGETEGKATSRGANSRSEACSGKSSASPGSEAGGRQPSARRSSVSSSSSCSASENEKRRKKKVKHKLKSKKKSKSKSTKFKKKSEKKKIKKVPKPKEKFHWQPPLEFGEEEEEETKTDGLGASNGKSKVRSTSPNVGRNDAESSAVNCAASVKVSHLVKENAELRESTTSALGLKHEAESLPKQKKIDSAKTEAAVAKSPGAAEKSKSPHQKVKSSTPEKANPVSAKQKGSEKEASVSEAGGSKGAKGAGIKSEGGTSTEKAEQNKNAKNGAESLQPSDINGSATESGTKAENELADSNKWKPLKVLPNVPTASPVVNTEVKVEAAESDNKLQGLKIEIKSKNKVKPGSLFDEVRRTARLNQRQRNQETSSEEDSPSRDSNSSRSTSRGHYRSSSRDRTHSRTRSRSSSRSRSRSRSYSSSYRSRSYSRSRSRRRHTRDHSSHSSSYRSYRSHSRTYSRSRSRSLSSRRHRRSRSDSYDSYDSRSRSRSRSRSYHKSRRSRSRDRSYRSYRSYSKSDRSYSRHRSHSESSRYS from the exons ATGATAAATGTATGCAAACGATTACA AACTACAAAGCCAGCTCCGCATCTGGATGG TGTACATGTCGTCTTCGGCCAAGTAATAACTGGCTTCGACGCGATAAAAGAAATAGAAAACCTGAAGACAGATGCTGCCAGCCGACCATATGCAGATGTTCGAATCATTGACTGTGGAGAGTTTGTTCCAAAGTCTGCAAGTCACG TGACTGAACGCAAGAAAAAAGTTACTGCCGCCTACTCCTCGCATGAATCCGAGACCAGCTCCGATTCTTCAACATTTTCCAAGTCCTCGGACTCGGAGACGGAAACCGaagaagagagagaaaggagaaggaaacGGAAAAGGAAGATGAGAAGCAAGCACTCAAAAAGACAGAAAGAGACCAGAAGCAAAAAGAGAAAAGTATCTTCCAGCCAGAAGAG GAGAAcatggagagaggagaggagagaagaacaAGACTTGAGTGAAAATAGAAAGGGAGG CAGTCACAATGGTGTTGGCGAAGAGGATGATAAAGACCGAGAATCAAACCCAAAGCGACAGAAACTATCAGTGAGGCCTGAAGAGATTCCTCCGGTACCAGAGAACAGATTTTTGCTCAGGCGGGATTTGCCAAAACCAGATACTGAACC AAAACTTCAGGAAGCACCTTCAACTGTTATTGAGCAGAAACCAGTGGTGTCAAAATCCGGACGTAAAATTAAAGGCAGAGGCACAATG CGCTATCGCACTCCTTCAAAATCTAGATCACATTCAGAATCAGAACTGGACGAGGAAAGCAGTGAAACGCCACCTCACTGGAAGGAAGAAATGCAGCGCGTTAGAACGTACCGAGCCGCCAGCTTAGAGAAATGGACTAAAGGAGACAA ATTGAAGTCAGAGTCACATCGGTGGAGCGACAGGTCTGCTTCTCCATGGTCACGGTCCTGGTCACATGATGGATATTACTCAGATCGCAGCAGGCGGAAATCTAGCCGCTATAAGAGACCTAAAAAGGAGAGGAGGAAAATCAAAGCTAAGAAAAAATCTAAGAAGACGAAGCATTCCAGAAGGCATAAAGTCCACAAACATAAACCAAAGGAGATCTCTGTACCTCCAGAATCTGCGCACTCATCAAGCTTTAAGATAAAGTCTTCCCTTGAGCATGAAAAGAAATCTCCATTGTCAGCTTCTTCAAGGCACTCATCAAAAAAGTTATGGTCTGGATCTTCTAGTCATCAATCTTCTTCAGCCAGTACAGCATCTCGGTCCTATTCAAGATCAAAATCAAGGTCTCGATCCAAAGAAAGATCCAGGTCCCGATCCAGGTCTCTCTCCAGATCCAGATCCAGCTCCCGGTCCAGGTCCAGGTCTAGATCTAGGTCCAGGTGTAGTTCAAGCTCTATATCATCGAGAAGTAGATCCACATCTCGATCTAGTTCCAAATCCAAGCATGGAAGGAGGAGAAGTACCAGAACTCACTTTGAAAATCTAAACCAAAAGAAACTTGATACTTCTCGGGTAGCTGCAAAGGAAAATGAAAAAATTGCAACACACACTGCTACAGTCGAGCCTGTTCCTGCAGTTCCTTTAAGTGAGAGTCCTCCACCTTCAAGGTGGAGACCAGGCCAGAAGCCTTGGAAGCCTTCTTATGTTCGGATCCAGGAAGCCCAGGCAAAACTAAGTGAAACAACACCTACATTGAGCAGTAGAGATTCAAAATGTTCTAGAGAGGATGACCCGTCTCCATCTTTACAAAAACACCATCGAAATTCAGATACTAGAAGGCATTACAGCTCTGACCATGAAAGTGATCGAAGTTCAACCTCAGGCTATCAGAAGAGTTCAAGGAGCAGAGGGTTTAGTTCCAGGTCAAGGAGTCGGTCCTATTCCAGGTCAAGGAGTCGGTCTAGTTCAAGGTCACGTTCGCCAACTAAGTCCCCCTATCATGAATCCTCCTACTCCAAATCATCCAGTCATTCATATGAATCGGAAGTGTGTGTAGCTAGTAGTGAAGAGAAGCACAGAAACATTCGAAAAAAGAATTCTGTTTCTCATAAACAGGATAAAGATCAGCAAGCAATCTCTACCACCAACCATGCAAACAAAGAGTGTGACACTGGAAAGAAACACGAAAGCATGGAGCGCAGTGTGTCGTCTTCACACTGTTCCAGCGAGAGTGACTCGGATGAGTACAAGAAAGAAAAGGAAAAAACAGAATCAAAGAAAAACGATGCGTCAAAGTCTCAGTCGGAATCTCTCAAAAAAAGCCACATTAGCAAAGAAACGGAGGGAAAACGTGACCGTTCCAGCAAAGGTTCTACCAAGGAACATTCAAATGTGAAGTCCAGCTCGTCCAATGATCCCGTACAACAGCCAAGGAAGAAATCTGCAAGGAACAAATACTCTGAAAGGCAATCCTCCTCGGGCACTTACAGTAAAGACGAGGACACCACAAAGAAAGCTCACAAGAAAGCACGGTTGAAATCTGAGACCGAGTCTGAAACGGAACAGAGTAAAAGCAGTAAACTACAGTCTGGGTCCGCCTCCGAGGAGGGAGAAGTGGTACAGAAGTCTGATGTCGGTGAGACTGAAGGGAAGGCGACGAGTAGAGGAGCGAACTCGAGATCTGAGGCGTGCAGCGGCAAGTCTTCTGCATCGCCTGGCTCAGAAGCAGGCGGCAGACAACCGTCGGCCAGAAGGTCCTCGGTTTCCAGCAGTTCTTCATGTTCAGCCAGCGAGAATGAGAAGCGGCGAAAGAAGAAGGTGAAACACAAACTTAAAAGTAAGAAAAAGTCAAAATCCAAGAGTACCAAGTTCAAAAAGAAAAGCGAAAAGAAAAAGATCAAAAAGGTGCCAAAACCCAAGGAGAAATTTCACTGGCAGCCTCCCCTGGAGTttggagaagaggaggaagaagagacaAAAACTGACGGGCTTGGTGCAAGCAATGGTAAATCTAAAGTCAGGAGTACATCACCCAACGTGGGAAGAAATGATGCTGAAAGCAGTGCAGTAAATTGCGCTGCTTCAGTAAAGGTCAGCCACCTAGTCAAAGAGAACGCAGAACTGCGTGAATCAACGACAAGTGCCTTGGGTCTCAAACACGAAGCAGAATCCCTGCCAAAACAGAAGAAGATTGATTCGGCAAAGACTGAAGCTGCAGTAGCAAAATCACCAGGAGCAGCCGAAAAATCCAAGTCCCCGCACCAAAAAGTTAAGAGCTCCACCCCGGAGAAGGCCAATCCCGTCTCCGCAAAGCAGAAAGGCAGTGAAAAAGAAGCGTCTGTTTCTGAAGCTGGAGGTTCCAAAGGAGCAAAGGGTGCTGGAATCAAATCAGAAGGTGGCACCTCAACAGAGAAAGCTGAACAGAATAAGAACGCGAAAAATGGAGCAGAGTCACTCCAACCATCCGACATCAATGGGAGTGCAACAGAAAGTGGTACCAAGGCAGAAAATGAACTAGCAGATAGTAACAAGTGGAAACCTTTAAAAGTATTGCCGAATGTACCAACAGCCAGCCCCGTAGTTAATACGGAGGTTAAAGTAGAGGCTGCCGAATCTGATAACAAACTCCAGGGACTGAAAATAGAAATTAAAAGCAAAAATAAAGTCAAGCCGGGCTCTCTCTTTGATGAAGTTCGGCGGACAGCGCGGTTGAACCAAAGGCAGAGAAACCAAGAAACCTCGAGTGAAGAAGACTCGCCATCTAGAGATAGCAATAGCAGTCGCAGTACCTCGCGTGGCCATTACAGATCTAGTTCAAGAGACAGAACACATTCCCGAACAAGATCTCGGTCAAGCAGTAGATCAAGGAGTCGGTCAAGAAGTTACAGCTCTTCTTACAG GTCACGGAGTTACAGTAGAAGTCGAAGCAGGCGAAGGCATACCAGAGATCATTCAAGTCATAGCAGCTCTTACAGAAGCTATAGAAGCCATAG